A region from the Musa acuminata AAA Group cultivar baxijiao chromosome BXJ1-10, Cavendish_Baxijiao_AAA, whole genome shotgun sequence genome encodes:
- the LOC135594932 gene encoding LYR motif-containing protein At3g19508-like isoform X1: protein MERALRAYMEVLRLVRRLPRETRPYYAKYARENFVNYRELEDSASLDELLQRAYTHTTWVLNKYSVDQWVADKLKEICCG, encoded by the exons ATGGAGCGGGCGCTGAGGGCGTACATGGAGGTGCTGAGGCTGGTGCGGCGGCTCCCGCGGGAGACCAGGCCGTACTACGCCAAGTACGCGCGGGAGAACTTCGTCAACTACCGCGAGCTGGAAGACTCCGCCTCGCTCGACGAGCTCCTGCAACGAGCCTACACCCACACCACCTGGGTCCTCAACAAG TACTCCGTGGATCAGTGGGTCGCTGACAAGCTGAAGGAGATTTGCTGTGGCTGA
- the LOC135594932 gene encoding LYR motif-containing protein At3g19508-like isoform X2, whose product MERALRAYMEVLRLVRRLPRETRPYYAKYARENFVNYRELEDSASLDELLQRAYTHTTWYSVDQWVADKLKEICCG is encoded by the exons ATGGAGCGGGCGCTGAGGGCGTACATGGAGGTGCTGAGGCTGGTGCGGCGGCTCCCGCGGGAGACCAGGCCGTACTACGCCAAGTACGCGCGGGAGAACTTCGTCAACTACCGCGAGCTGGAAGACTCCGCCTCGCTCGACGAGCTCCTGCAACGAGCCTACACCCACACCACCTGG TACTCCGTGGATCAGTGGGTCGCTGACAAGCTGAAGGAGATTTGCTGTGGCTGA
- the LOC135594931 gene encoding UDP-N-acetylmuramoyl-L-alanyl-D-glutamate--2,6-diaminopimelate ligase MurE homolog, chloroplastic-like — protein MTSPSLCSSPFSFSSSSPLLPLPCSLYSPSLISLRRAVAPHSALNIGSKLSYMSPKKDRALAADDSSRSVSKVAPLRCKVSFGRRDISSEEGSREESPTGLQEKETPLGKSTYGDRTMLSSFGPPLDSFGNYDAGVSETKFQMTLAELLEKTGVTPTSIYGDLDALITGVQDDSREVCQGDLFISRVGSKTDCHLYLTEACNRGAVAVVIDRETDKDQILGYGCKAAVVVNSTNSVLPVLAATFFGHPSRSLFVVGVTGTNGKTTTTNLVRSIFEEMGYRTGLFGTVCFIVNGDEKLEAYRTTPESVVAQRLMAKMVRSGTKALVMEAASQGLEEGRCDELDFNVAVFANLTRDHLDFHGTMEAYKKSKGKLFAKMVDPNRHRKVVNIDDPNAPYFIDQGNADVPLVTFGMQNKNADVYPLKSELSLFKTKVWVSTPKGALEINSGMLGRYNIYNILAAVAVGIAIGLKLGDIVSGIEAVKGVAGRFELIDEGQPFAVIVDYAHTPDALCRLLDAVRELEPRRVITVFGCGGERDRGTRPLMTKIEADKSDVVILTSDNPRNEDPSTILDDMLAGVGYTMQESSPHGGNKIYPKLPNGCTLLVNEDRRVALQAAIAMGKEGDIIVVAGKGHETYQIEGDTKKLFDDRVECREVLRAESNRKRDR, from the exons ATGACCTCACCCTCTCTCTGCTCTTCGccattctctttctcctcctcttcccctctcctccctctcccaTGCTCTCTTTACTCCCCTTCTCTTATCTCCCTCCGCCGAGCCGTCGCACCCCACTCCGCCCTGAACATTGGCTCCAAGCTTAGCTATATGTCGCCCAAAAAAGACCGCGCTTTGGCCGCAGACGACTCCTCCCGCAGCGTCTCGAAGGTGGCTCCGCTCAGGTGCAAAGTCTCTTTCGGGCGTCGCGACATTAGCTCGGAGGAAGGATCCCGTGAAGAAAGTCCGACCGGATTGCAGGAAAAGGAGACGCCTTTGGGGAAATCGACCTATGGTGATCGCACAATGCTGTCATCCTTTGGCCCTCCTCTTGATTCCTTCGGGAATTATGATGCAGGGGTGTCAGAAACCAAGTTCCAGATGACTCTCGCCGAGCTCCTCGAGAAGACCGGAGTCACCCCCACGTCGATTTACGGGGACCTGGACGCCTTGATCACTGGAGTTCAGGACGACTCTAGGGAGGTCTGCCAGGGGGATCTCTTCATCTCCCGTGTCGGGTCGAAGACGGATTGCCACTTGTATCTTACCGAGGCTTGTAACCGAGGAGCTGTAGCAGTGGTGATTGACAGAGAGACTGATAAAGATCAAATCTTGGGCTACGGCTGCAAGGCTGCTGTCGTAGTGAATTCCACCAATTCCGTGCTCCCTGTTCTTGCTGCAACATTCTTTGGGCATCCGTCGAGGAGTCTCTTCGTAGTCGGTGTCACGGGAACGAACGGTAAGACGACGACAACCAATTTAGTCAGGTCTATATTCGAGGAAATGGGGTACAGAACCGGGCTGTTCGGCACCGTCTGCTTCATAGTTAACGGAGATGAGAAGTTGGAAGCTTACAGAACAACACCTGAGTCCGTGGTAGCCCAGAGATTGATGGCGAAGATGGTTCGTTCAGGCACCAAGGCACTCGTGATGGAGGCTGCTTCTCAGGGGCTGGAGGAAGGGAGGTGCGATGAGCTAGACTTCAACGTAGCAGTCTTCGCGAACCTCACCAGGGACCATCTCGACTTCCATGGGACCATGGAGGCGTACAAGAAGAGCAAAGGCAAGCTCTTTGCGAAGATGGTCGACCCCAACAGGCACAGGAAGGTTGTGAACATCGATGACCCAAATGCTCCATACTTCATCGATCAAGGGAATGCAGACGTTCCACTCGTTACATTTGGAATGCAGAACAAGAACGCCGACGTCTACCCTCTAAAGTCCGAGCTTTCATTGTTCAAGACTAAGGTTTGGGTGAGCACGCCAAAGGGGGCACTGGAGATCAACTCAGGGATGCTTGGCAGGTATAACATCTACAACATCCTCGCAGCCGTTGCTGTTGGGATTGCCATCGGCCTGAAGCTGGGGGACATCGTGAGTGGAATCGAGGCGGTGAAAGGGGTTGCCGGCAGGTTTGAGTTAATTGACGAGGGGCAGCCTTTCGCCGTGATCGTAGACTATGCACACACACCCGATGCTCTGTGTAGACTTCTGGATGCTGTCCGAGAACTCGAACCACGAAGAGTTATCACCG TCTTTGGATGTGGCGGAGAAAGAGATCGGGGGACGAGGCCGCTGATGACAAAAATTGAAGCTGATAAAAGTGATGTGGTTATTCTGACATCAGACAATCCAAGGAATGAAGATCCAT CGACAATCTTGGATGACATGCTAGCTGGTGTTGGATACACAATGCAAGAGTCCTCACCACACGGCGGAAACAAAATCTATCCAAAGCTTCCAAATGGTTGTACACTCTTAGTAAATGAGGACAGAAGAGTAGCTCTGCAAGCTGCCATTGCCATGGGAAAGGAAGGAGATATCATT GTTGTTGCTGGCAAAGGCCATGAGACATATCAAATTGAAGGTGATACAAAGAAGCTATTTGATGACAGAGTTGAATGCCGAGAAGTGCTACGAGCTGAATCAAACAGGAAAAGAGACCGGTGA